The following is a genomic window from Deltaproteobacteria bacterium.
AAAACATAAGCGTGGTGGGCCAGAGAATGGGCCATCTCGAGGTTCTGCTCGATCAACAGGATGGACATACCGCCGGCGCTCAAATGACGGCACACCCCTTCCACCCGTTGGATGACCGATATGGACAGGCCCTCGGAAGGCTCGTCCATCATCAACAGCAACGGATTGGTGACCAGGGCCCGCCCGATGGCAAGCATCTGCTGTTCGCCCCCGCTCAGGAGGGTCCCCGAGATATGGGCCCTCTCCTTGATTTCCGGAAACAGATCATAGACCGTGTCGGGCGACCACTGGGAACTCGCCCCACCCCGGCGCCACGCAAAACGCAGGTGCTCGTCCACGGTCAACGAAGGAAACAGCATCCGCCCTTGCGGCACATATCCGATTCCCAGGTTCGCAATTTCGTACGTGGGCTTCTTGACCGTTTCCTGCTCGTCGAAAAAAATGGTTCCTGTTCTGACCAGGGGCGGCAGCCCCAACACCGATTTCAGCAGAGTGGTTTTGCCCATGCCGTTGCGGCCCACGACCACCACCAGCTCTCCACGGCCCACCTGCAGATCGATTCCCTGCAGTATATGACTCTTGCCGTAGTAGGCGTCGAGGTGCTCTATCTGTAACAACGGTTCAGGCATATTGGGAATCTCTAGGATTGCCGGCTCAGGGTGTAGATTTGTTGAACCTGTGGATTATCCTCGATCTCCCGAGGGGTTCCCTCGGCAATAATCGCGCCGTGGTGCAGCACCGAAACCCGGTCGGCAATGCTGAACGCCACATCGATGTCGTGCTCGATGATGACCACCGTAATCTCGGGCTTCAAACTCATGATCAGTTCGGTCATGAATTTCCGCTCGGCTGCGGACAGCCCGGCCATGGGTTCGTCCAGCAGCAGTATTCTGGGTTCGTGGGCCAGGGTGACGCCCAACTCCAACTGGCGTTGTTCGCCGTGGGAAAGCTCTTCCACCGGCGTGTCCAGTTTGCCGTCCAGCCCTACCCGATGGGCAGTCTGAGCAACGTGGCGTCGTAGATGCTCAAATGCTCGCCAGGAACGAAGCAGCGTGGCGATCGGGGAGGTTCTGGCTCTTCGCGTCTGCCAGGAAGCCAAAAACAGGTTCTCCTGGACCGTCAGCCGGCTGAAGAGATTGGACACCTGATAGGTCCTGCCCAGTTGCGAAGTAATGCGTTTTTTTACGGGCTCTCGAGTCAGGTCTTTGCCGAACAGAATGATCCTGCCCCTGTCCAAAGGAATTTCACCCGTGGTCAGGTTAAAAAGGGTCGACTTGCCGGCCCCATTGGGCCCGATCAGTGCTCGGCTCTCCCCCACCGACACGCTCAGGTTCACTTTGCTGACCGCATCGATGCCGCCGAATGATTTGGATACGTTCTCCAGTACGAGCGCGTGCATAGGATCGAACCCAATGGCAACTTGGCCGTTTAGTTAGAAGTGACGGACAATGGCTAAAGATTTCATGAATGCTTCAGGTTAATCCACCCAC
Proteins encoded in this region:
- a CDS encoding ABC transporter ATP-binding protein — its product is MHALVLENVSKSFGGIDAVSKVNLSVSVGESRALIGPNGAGKSTLFNLTTGEIPLDRGRIILFGKDLTREPVKKRITSQLGRTYQVSNLFSRLTVQENLFLASWQTRRARTSPIATLLRSWRAFEHLRRHVAQTAHRVGLDGKLDTPVEELSHGEQRQLELGVTLAHEPRILLLDEPMAGLSAAERKFMTELIMSLKPEITVVIIEHDIDVAFSIADRVSVLHHGAIIAEGTPREIEDNPQVQQIYTLSRQS